The uncultured Desulfuromonas sp. genome has a segment encoding these proteins:
- a CDS encoding VanZ family protein — MTDSSLSRTAKTCYGSRLLIILACVYFFLLVYASLMPYDFRASVDIRWVINKALHAWPVNPYARVSGSDILSNLILYIPLGALLATHWAAKHQHKIPAFFAALICCSLTSLLIETSQIFLLSRTASITDFIMNTISGALGSFGGARWGPLFWQRILATLHHRQKNSPLDLLTLIFATLLAADALAPFLPTLLLSQVWRSIKASQFNPVMGFSQHPWHWWLITHVLLYLVFTLLVAQWSRRDGTKPGAWQAAIFCGLFATVLEVAKLFITSRVMNLSNLLANVTGISAALLLLFVWRRPLSRELRLTLGLLGVTGYILYLGWQPFNFQFNTQSLTSKLPHGVEFLPFYHYAMGASLNHIRLFLQTILLSATLIYFYRLRFATLDRHWFRLPVIVLLTGAIGLLQEGGQLFLASRTPSMTDIYCYIIGGILATRIPLLPLDDNHAEKEPHGA; from the coding sequence ATGACCGACTCAAGCCTTTCCAGAACCGCAAAAACCTGTTACGGCTCCCGCCTGCTCATTATTCTGGCTTGCGTTTATTTCTTTTTGCTGGTTTACGCCAGCCTGATGCCTTACGACTTTCGTGCTTCGGTCGATATTCGCTGGGTGATCAACAAAGCGCTCCATGCCTGGCCGGTCAATCCCTATGCCCGCGTCAGTGGTTCTGACATCCTGAGCAACCTGATCCTCTACATTCCCTTAGGAGCCCTCCTGGCAACCCACTGGGCCGCCAAACACCAGCATAAAATACCGGCCTTTTTTGCCGCCCTGATATGCTGCAGCCTGACCAGCCTGCTGATCGAAACCAGCCAGATTTTTTTGTTGTCACGCACAGCAAGTATCACCGATTTCATCATGAACACGATCAGCGGAGCACTCGGTTCCTTCGGTGGTGCGCGCTGGGGACCGTTATTCTGGCAACGGATTCTGGCAACATTGCATCATCGGCAAAAAAACAGCCCGCTGGATCTTCTCACACTGATTTTTGCCACGTTGCTCGCCGCTGATGCTCTGGCGCCGTTTCTTCCCACACTTTTGCTGAGCCAGGTTTGGCGCAGCATCAAGGCTTCACAATTCAATCCGGTGATGGGATTTTCCCAGCATCCCTGGCACTGGTGGCTGATCACTCATGTCCTGCTTTATCTGGTGTTCACCTTACTGGTCGCCCAGTGGTCCCGGCGTGACGGCACAAAACCCGGCGCATGGCAAGCAGCGATATTCTGCGGTCTGTTTGCCACCGTGCTTGAAGTTGCAAAGCTGTTCATCACGTCGCGAGTGATGAATCTGAGTAACCTGCTCGCCAACGTCACCGGCATCAGTGCAGCGCTCCTTCTGCTGTTCGTGTGGCGACGACCATTGTCCCGCGAACTCCGCCTGACTCTCGGTCTGCTGGGTGTCACGGGCTACATCCTTTATTTGGGCTGGCAACCGTTTAACTTCCAGTTTAATACTCAATCGCTCACAAGCAAATTGCCGCACGGTGTTGAGTTCCTGCCTTTTTATCACTATGCGATGGGAGCCTCCCTGAATCATATTCGGCTGTTTTTACAGACGATTCTTCTCTCAGCCACATTGATTTACTTTTATCGCTTACGCTTCGCCACGCTTGACCGTCACTGGTTTCGCCTGCCGGTCATTGTGTTGCTGACAGGAGCTATCGGCCTTCTTCAGGAAGGGGGACAATTATTTCTTGCTTCGCGCACACCTTCCATGACCGACATCTACTGCTATATCATCGGCGGCATCCTGGCGACCCGAATCCCACTGCTGCCCCTCGATGACAACCATGCCGAAAAGGAACCCCATGGAGCCTAA
- a CDS encoding NAD-dependent epimerase, which yields MKVLVTGAAGFIGFYLARRLLQRGDVVIGLDNLNDYYDVRLKEARLALLRDDPSFRFVKIDLANRDAVARLFADEAFDCVAHLAAQAGVRYSLKNPHAYIDSNIQGFVNVLEGCRHNNTIKHLVYASSSSVYGANTSMPFSVHDNVDHPVSLYAATKKSNELMAHSYSHLYGLPTTGLRFFTVYGPWGRPDMALFLFTQAILADEPIEVFNHGKMQRDFTYIDDIVEGVIRTLDRPAQPNERWSGDQPDPATSEAPYRLYNIGSNNPVALMDLIEEVERALGKKAQKKMMPQQPGDVLATYADVGALTMDVGFKPETKLRYGIEQFVRWYREFYAA from the coding sequence ATGAAGGTTCTGGTCACAGGCGCAGCGGGTTTTATCGGTTTTTATCTTGCCCGGCGTTTGTTGCAACGTGGTGACGTCGTGATTGGTCTGGATAATCTGAATGATTATTACGATGTCCGCCTGAAAGAAGCCCGTTTAGCGCTGTTGCGCGACGACCCTTCCTTTCGCTTTGTCAAAATAGATTTAGCGAACCGTGACGCCGTTGCCCGGCTTTTTGCGGACGAAGCATTTGATTGCGTGGCGCATCTTGCTGCTCAGGCCGGGGTGCGCTATTCGTTGAAAAATCCCCATGCTTATATTGACAGCAATATCCAGGGGTTTGTTAACGTTTTGGAAGGCTGTCGTCACAATAATACCATCAAGCATCTGGTGTATGCCTCGTCATCCTCGGTTTATGGGGCCAATACTTCCATGCCATTTTCGGTGCATGACAATGTCGATCATCCCGTTTCGCTCTACGCGGCAACTAAAAAGTCCAATGAACTGATGGCGCACAGCTATAGTCATCTGTACGGTTTACCAACGACGGGATTGCGATTCTTTACTGTGTATGGTCCGTGGGGGCGACCGGATATGGCGCTGTTTCTTTTTACCCAAGCGATTCTTGCCGATGAGCCCATTGAGGTTTTTAACCATGGTAAAATGCAGCGTGACTTTACCTATATTGACGATATTGTTGAAGGGGTGATCCGCACGCTGGATCGCCCGGCGCAGCCGAATGAACGCTGGTCGGGAGATCAGCCGGACCCGGCAACCAGTGAGGCACCGTATCGGCTGTATAATATCGGTAGCAATAATCCGGTGGCACTGATGGATTTGATTGAAGAGGTTGAGCGGGCTCTCGGAAAAAAAGCGCAGAAGAAAATGATGCCGCAGCAACCCGGGGATGTTTTAGCCACCTATGCCGATGTGGGCGCGTTGACGATGGATGTCGGATTCAAGCCTGAAACAAAGCTTCGTTATGGCATCGAACAGTTTGTCCGCTGGTATCGGGAGTTCTATGCGGCATGA
- a CDS encoding PEP-CTERM/exosortase system-associated acyltransferase — MATSLSLKMSRLREMLQLHKHFHTYFKVVPAVTPELVREAQRIRHSVYCEELGWEPVNDEGLEQDSYDENALHCLLMAVRSQRYIGCVRLVLPQLDHPDHCFPIQESCRDTLYAGYPDLEASQRGETAEVSRLAIVADYRRRKNELNKPVSIDLQEDATIQGRRRFPYIPVGLYIGMLEMASFYGIKTMYMLTEPLLATHFSRLGGNLKPIGDAIEHRGRRRPYVMEVEEVLKGANLLLRPLIWTIRRDVNSVLSDSLCPWELEEQFKKKWRQREAT; from the coding sequence ATGGCCACATCGTTGAGTCTGAAAATGTCTCGTTTGCGGGAAATGTTGCAGTTGCATAAACATTTTCATACCTATTTCAAGGTTGTTCCTGCGGTTACTCCCGAGCTTGTACGGGAAGCTCAGCGGATTCGGCACTCCGTCTATTGTGAGGAACTGGGCTGGGAACCTGTCAATGACGAGGGGCTGGAGCAGGACAGCTATGATGAAAATGCCTTACATTGCCTGCTGATGGCCGTGCGTTCGCAGCGTTACATCGGCTGTGTGCGACTTGTTCTGCCTCAGCTTGACCATCCTGACCATTGCTTTCCGATTCAGGAATCCTGTCGTGACACATTGTATGCCGGTTATCCGGATCTGGAGGCCTCGCAACGAGGTGAAACGGCAGAAGTTTCGCGTCTGGCGATTGTTGCGGATTATCGGCGGCGTAAAAATGAACTCAACAAGCCCGTCTCCATTGATCTGCAGGAAGATGCCACGATTCAGGGGCGTCGTCGTTTTCCGTATATCCCGGTGGGATTGTATATCGGCATGTTGGAGATGGCGTCATTTTACGGCATTAAAACCATGTATATGCTGACGGAGCCGTTGCTGGCCACACATTTCAGCCGCCTGGGCGGCAACCTTAAGCCGATTGGTGACGCTATTGAGCACCGCGGACGTCGCCGGCCCTATGTCATGGAAGTTGAAGAGGTTCTCAAGGGGGCCAACCTGTTATTGCGTCCGCTGATCTGGACGATTCGTCGAGATGTAAACTCTGTATTATCTGATAGTCTTTGTCCTTGGGAGCTTGAAGAACAGTTTAAGAAGAAATGGAGACAGCGTGAAGCCACTTAA
- a CDS encoding CapA family protein, whose product MEPKSSIRLAIIGDLLFTTPYSSQQSSRGLESLSEEIRTLFAGCDFVVANLESTLPAEHLVATEPRVLGTAQQFGSLTQAHINVVTLANNHAFDALDGGFDNTSERLKKWGIHAFGAGKNLAEAQAPLSLTVNDIRIAFIAAVAASTGMKTFADRNRGGVARLETETICNQIQQLKTNHDHVIFTPHWGEERFRFPSPDQVAQAHAFIDAGASLVTGHHPHVLQGVETYQNGFIAYSLGNFLSNPVYWQDGDSLTWDKFERTSQIIMIELDQEKITRIEQIPVFDDGTQIRVEKSGWGERCLKKADGYLRRGSTPSLYAKEAFRVHKILPVKAQLRWSTIKRFRPAHLKKAVKFFLKK is encoded by the coding sequence ATGGAGCCTAAGTCTTCAATCCGTCTGGCGATCATTGGCGATCTGTTGTTCACAACGCCCTACTCCTCCCAGCAGAGCAGCCGCGGTTTGGAATCACTGTCTGAGGAGATCCGCACTCTCTTCGCCGGCTGTGACTTCGTCGTCGCCAACTTGGAGAGCACGCTTCCTGCTGAGCATCTGGTTGCCACGGAACCACGCGTCCTTGGCACCGCCCAACAATTCGGCTCACTCACTCAGGCCCATATCAACGTGGTCACTTTGGCCAACAATCATGCCTTTGACGCCCTCGATGGCGGATTCGACAACACATCCGAAAGACTCAAAAAGTGGGGCATTCATGCCTTTGGTGCCGGGAAAAACCTCGCTGAAGCACAGGCCCCTCTCAGCCTCACCGTCAACGACATTCGCATTGCATTCATCGCAGCTGTGGCAGCATCCACCGGCATGAAGACCTTTGCCGACAGGAACCGCGGCGGGGTCGCCCGACTGGAAACCGAGACCATCTGCAACCAGATTCAACAACTCAAAACCAACCATGACCATGTCATCTTCACACCGCACTGGGGAGAAGAGCGCTTTCGTTTCCCGTCTCCTGATCAGGTGGCGCAAGCCCACGCTTTTATCGATGCCGGAGCGTCTCTGGTCACAGGACATCATCCCCATGTTCTTCAGGGAGTGGAAACCTATCAAAACGGCTTCATTGCCTACTCACTGGGCAACTTTCTTTCCAACCCGGTGTACTGGCAAGATGGCGATTCGCTGACCTGGGACAAGTTTGAGCGTACCAGCCAAATCATTATGATTGAATTAGACCAAGAAAAAATTACCCGTATTGAACAGATTCCGGTATTTGATGATGGGACACAGATCCGTGTCGAAAAAAGTGGTTGGGGAGAGAGATGCCTGAAAAAGGCTGATGGTTATCTGCGCCGGGGAAGCACCCCGTCTTTGTATGCGAAAGAAGCATTCCGGGTTCACAAAATCCTGCCAGTTAAGGCTCAGTTGCGTTGGAGCACGATCAAACGCTTCCGGCCGGCACATTTAAAAAAAGCCGTGAAATTTTTTTTAAAAAAATAG
- the galE gene encoding UDP-glucose 4-epimerase GalE, translated as MAILVTGGCGYIGSHTVVELLQSGQEVVVVDNLSNSSETSLKRIEQITGQPVAFCQLDLRDKEALQTVFQQHEIMAVIHFAGLKAVGESTQIPLAYYDNNITGTLVLLEEMKRSNVFKLVFSSSATVYGDPHSVPIREDFPTSATNPYGRTKLMIEHILRDVVASDERWAVVLLRYFNPIGAHASGLIGEDPQGIPNNLLPYVSQVAVGRLKELSVFGDDYPTKDGTGVRDYIHVVDLALGHLRSLDRLTDQKGLYTYNLGTGSGYSVLEIVKAFEAEAQCTIPYKVVSRRPGDIAECWADPSLANHELQWNAERGLLQMIRDAWNWQKKNPEGYKGVES; from the coding sequence ATGGCAATTCTGGTCACCGGCGGGTGCGGTTATATCGGGTCCCATACGGTTGTTGAACTCTTGCAAAGTGGTCAGGAGGTTGTGGTTGTTGACAACCTTTCCAACTCAAGCGAGACGTCTTTGAAGCGCATTGAACAGATCACCGGCCAACCGGTTGCGTTTTGTCAGCTCGATCTTCGTGATAAAGAGGCGCTGCAGACGGTTTTTCAGCAACATGAAATCATGGCCGTTATTCACTTTGCCGGGCTCAAGGCGGTAGGCGAATCAACGCAGATCCCTCTGGCCTATTACGACAACAATATCACTGGAACTTTGGTGTTACTTGAGGAAATGAAACGCTCTAATGTGTTCAAGCTGGTGTTCAGTTCCTCGGCAACGGTCTATGGTGATCCGCACTCCGTGCCCATTCGCGAGGACTTCCCGACGTCGGCAACTAACCCGTATGGCCGCACCAAGCTGATGATCGAGCATATTCTGAGGGATGTGGTGGCGTCCGATGAGCGTTGGGCTGTTGTCCTTTTACGTTATTTTAACCCCATCGGAGCCCATGCTTCCGGCCTGATCGGTGAAGATCCCCAAGGCATTCCGAATAATCTGCTGCCGTATGTCAGTCAGGTGGCTGTAGGACGTTTGAAAGAACTGTCCGTGTTTGGCGACGATTATCCGACAAAGGATGGCACCGGTGTTCGGGATTACATCCATGTCGTGGATCTTGCTCTGGGGCACTTACGCTCCTTGGATCGTCTCACTGATCAAAAGGGCCTCTACACCTACAATCTCGGCACTGGGAGCGGCTATTCGGTGTTGGAGATCGTCAAAGCCTTTGAGGCGGAGGCTCAGTGCACGATCCCTTATAAAGTAGTCAGCCGCAGGCCGGGGGATATTGCCGAGTGCTGGGCGGATCCGTCTCTGGCTAACCATGAGCTGCAATGGAACGCAGAACGAGGACTGTTGCAAATGATTCGTGATGCTTGGAATTGGCAGAAAAAAAACCCCGAAGGCTACAAGGGGGTAGAATCCTAA
- the xrtA gene encoding exosortase A: MTVATRSETFSEFLRHNRWHMLILLVLLAFTYRHVIPGMVSDWHHDPNYSHGFLVPVISGYFVWQSWPELQKLPVRPAYSGALIVVGSLLLLMVGYVGTEYFSMRSSVVFLVAGVTLLWCGWQVLRALALPIGFLLFMVPLPYILYDAIAFPLKLMVARFSVISLKLMGIVVLREGNIIRFPQTVLEVADACSGLRSLMSLLALAVAYAVLSQTSTLKRLVIVAAAIPIAIITNMFRVIVTGVLAQYYGAAAAEGFFHEFAGLVVFACAMVLLFVLGMLLKRWERT; encoded by the coding sequence ATGACGGTCGCAACGCGGAGCGAAACCTTCTCTGAATTTTTGCGCCACAATCGCTGGCACATGTTGATCCTGCTGGTTCTGTTGGCCTTTACCTATCGTCATGTGATCCCCGGGATGGTCTCGGACTGGCATCATGATCCAAATTATTCTCACGGATTTCTCGTGCCGGTGATCTCAGGCTACTTTGTCTGGCAGAGCTGGCCGGAGCTGCAGAAGTTGCCGGTACGTCCGGCGTATTCCGGCGCACTGATCGTCGTGGGCAGCCTGTTGCTGTTGATGGTCGGCTATGTTGGGACCGAGTATTTCTCCATGCGCTCTTCCGTGGTTTTCCTGGTGGCGGGGGTGACCCTGTTGTGGTGTGGCTGGCAGGTGTTGCGCGCCTTGGCCTTACCCATTGGGTTTCTGCTGTTCATGGTTCCCTTGCCTTATATCCTTTATGATGCCATTGCGTTTCCCTTGAAGCTGATGGTGGCCCGTTTTTCGGTGATATCGTTGAAACTGATGGGCATTGTGGTGTTGCGTGAGGGCAATATTATTCGCTTTCCGCAAACCGTTTTAGAAGTGGCGGATGCCTGCAGTGGTTTGCGTTCCCTGATGTCGCTGCTGGCTTTGGCGGTGGCGTATGCGGTGCTTTCACAGACGTCGACACTTAAGCGCCTGGTCATTGTTGCGGCGGCCATCCCCATCGCCATTATAACCAATATGTTCCGTGTTATCGTCACGGGGGTGTTGGCGCAATACTATGGGGCGGCTGCGGCTGAGGGCTTTTTTCATGAATTTGCCGGTCTGGTGGTATTTGCCTGCGCCATGGTACTGTTGTTCGTTCTGGGGATGCTGCTGAAACGGTGGGAGCGAACATGA
- a CDS encoding exosortase C-terminal domain/associated protein EpsI: protein MMRMRFYLVYVLLILTALFVGNRRDVLVPLSQPLEDIPTQIGSWVQADQVFFSEAVLEGLRPTDYLYRVYRQKDAQPAATMSFYLGYHGGGADSGPIHSPKHCLPGSGWMLESERKRTVAVGPKQVAVVEAIYRHDDRRELFVYWYQVRGETLTSEYALKFAEVFNSMLYRRRDTAFIRISTQYQDGEMAPHTLVDQFVRELSPYIDKVLPD, encoded by the coding sequence ATGATGCGGATGCGTTTTTACCTGGTTTATGTTCTGTTGATTCTTACCGCCCTGTTTGTCGGTAACCGTCGTGATGTGCTGGTTCCATTGTCTCAGCCCTTGGAGGATATTCCGACCCAAATCGGTTCGTGGGTCCAGGCGGATCAGGTGTTTTTCAGTGAGGCGGTTCTCGAAGGACTGCGCCCAACAGACTACCTGTACCGGGTCTATCGCCAGAAAGATGCTCAGCCCGCTGCCACCATGTCTTTTTATTTGGGCTATCATGGCGGCGGAGCGGACAGTGGGCCGATCCATTCACCCAAGCACTGTCTGCCCGGCAGCGGCTGGATGCTTGAATCGGAGCGGAAACGTACCGTGGCGGTCGGCCCGAAACAGGTCGCGGTGGTTGAAGCGATTTATCGTCATGATGACCGGCGCGAATTATTCGTCTACTGGTATCAGGTGCGCGGAGAGACGCTGACGAGTGAATATGCATTGAAATTTGCCGAAGTTTTTAACTCCATGCTCTATCGGCGGCGAGATACGGCCTTTATCCGCATTTCGACCCAATATCAGGACGGCGAGATGGCTCCGCACACACTGGTTGACCAGTTTGTCCGTGAGTTGTCTCCCTATATTGATAAGGTTCTGCCTGACTGA
- the wecB gene encoding UDP-N-acetylglucosamine 2-epimerase (non-hydrolyzing), producing MKPLKIINVVGARPNFMKMAPLIEAMNRYPDAIHPILVHTGQHYDEKMSQSFFVDLGMPRPDIDLGVGSGSHAEQTARIMVAFEKVCQDEQPDLVIVVGDVNSTMACTITAKKLGIRVAHVEAGLRSRDMLMPEEINRLCTDVLCDYLFTTDYIADRNLLAEGVDAEKIFFVGNVMIDTLMKHRQIASQLDLSQKLGLSPQNYATLTLHRPANVDDRDVLKGILEAVHDISQTLPVIFPIHPRTKKMVESFGLEGFFNTSDTVEGIWITEPLGYLEFLHLNMGARLVLTDSGGLQEETTVLGVPCLTMRPNTERPITCEQGTNIMVGNDKQAILQQAAQILKSSGVAGQIPEKWDGHAAERIVDTLLRLHCGEG from the coding sequence GTGAAGCCACTTAAAATTATCAATGTGGTCGGTGCCCGGCCCAACTTTATGAAGATGGCCCCGTTGATCGAGGCCATGAACCGTTATCCTGATGCCATTCATCCCATCCTGGTCCATACCGGACAACATTATGATGAAAAAATGAGTCAGTCGTTTTTCGTCGATCTCGGCATGCCGCGACCGGATATTGATCTCGGTGTCGGCAGCGGTTCTCATGCCGAGCAGACGGCACGGATCATGGTGGCCTTTGAAAAGGTCTGCCAGGATGAACAACCGGATCTGGTCATTGTTGTTGGTGATGTCAATTCCACCATGGCCTGCACCATTACCGCAAAGAAACTCGGTATTCGCGTCGCCCATGTCGAGGCCGGCCTGCGTTCACGTGACATGCTGATGCCCGAAGAGATTAATCGTTTGTGTACCGATGTGTTGTGCGATTATCTGTTTACCACCGACTATATTGCTGACCGTAATCTGTTGGCTGAAGGTGTTGATGCCGAGAAAATTTTCTTTGTCGGTAATGTGATGATCGATACGTTGATGAAACATCGGCAGATCGCTTCACAGCTCGATTTGAGCCAAAAATTAGGGCTGAGCCCGCAAAACTATGCCACCTTGACGCTGCATCGCCCGGCCAATGTCGATGATCGTGACGTGCTCAAAGGGATCCTTGAAGCCGTTCACGACATCTCGCAAACGTTGCCGGTGATCTTTCCGATTCATCCGCGCACCAAAAAAATGGTCGAATCTTTTGGCCTGGAGGGGTTCTTCAATACGTCGGACACCGTCGAAGGGATCTGGATCACCGAGCCGCTCGGTTATCTGGAATTTCTCCACCTCAATATGGGGGCCCGACTGGTATTGACCGATAGCGGCGGGCTGCAGGAAGAGACCACGGTTCTTGGTGTGCCCTGTTTAACCATGCGCCCGAACACCGAGCGTCCGATTACGTGTGAGCAGGGAACCAACATCATGGTTGGCAATGATAAACAGGCTATTTTGCAACAGGCCGCTCAGATCCTGAAGTCGTCAGGTGTTGCAGGACAGATTCCTGAAAAATGGGATGGCCATGCTGCCGAGCGGATCGTTGATACGCTGTTGCGCCTTCATTGCGGAGAAGGGTGA
- the prsK gene encoding XrtA/PEP-CTERM system histidine kinase PrsK, with the protein MLQVTLTSTTVIVIVLFIAAVFLRRLWQGSTVALLVGLVAASVVEVCDLLILLEPDRLVTLKPLCLLAESCLPLSWLFFCATYARSWRSRQTSPIFWLMLAVAVVPLVIAGVMSPSELLYSPDFATEKLLFLPVVGYWFYLTVMTILVVALCYLERTYVSLERPDRWRVKFEVVGAGLLLTVLVIYYSQALLYRSLDMNLVPVRTASLLFGVVLMGYSRVCRGGTVALQVSRDLAYRSVVVVAVGLYLMVLGLFGTGMQYINWQPSRSVLVGGAVFFGLVLVVFFLSEGVRRRIQVLLHKNFYQKKYDYRSKWIEFTSRLATAKNRTELESVLLAFYAETFSVRGAALFLREPHDGRFRCTAHHELELEDVVYEQQAVAEQLPDCNWVVALDEAETKENLWQPFHQRHCSFLVPLCFDRGVEGFIVLGQRVYTQEQVTYEDFDLMKTLAHQAIGVLLSRKLYTDLVVAKELAAIGRVSTFVIHDLKNLMSSLGLVVDNARDYIDDQEFRADMFETLDNTLVKMNSLITRLQNAKRQPQLSLIETDLLQRAHSAAQQAVNPAIDVRGEPVKVCADEKELEKVLLNLFHNAREASASEQAIVVEVGAREQAYVRVCDSGEGMSEEFIRTRLFKPFETTKKKGMGIGLYQCRQVVENHGGRIDVQSTPGQGSIFTVWLPLATQGCDSECVDQ; encoded by the coding sequence ATGCTGCAAGTGACGTTGACATCGACAACGGTGATTGTCATTGTACTTTTTATCGCGGCCGTGTTTCTGCGTCGTTTGTGGCAGGGTTCAACAGTGGCCCTGCTGGTCGGATTGGTTGCGGCAAGTGTTGTTGAAGTCTGTGACCTGCTGATTCTTCTTGAGCCTGATCGCCTCGTCACTCTGAAACCGTTGTGCTTGTTGGCAGAATCGTGCCTGCCGTTGAGTTGGTTGTTTTTTTGCGCAACCTATGCGCGCTCCTGGCGCTCACGACAGACGTCTCCAATATTTTGGCTGATGTTGGCGGTGGCTGTTGTCCCGTTGGTGATTGCCGGTGTGATGTCGCCGTCTGAATTGCTCTATTCCCCTGACTTTGCCACGGAAAAACTTTTGTTTTTACCCGTCGTCGGTTATTGGTTTTACCTGACTGTGATGACCATTCTGGTTGTCGCGTTATGTTATCTGGAGCGCACCTATGTTTCGTTGGAGCGCCCTGACCGCTGGCGGGTAAAATTTGAAGTCGTTGGAGCCGGACTGCTGTTAACGGTCCTGGTGATCTATTACAGCCAGGCGCTGTTGTATCGCTCTCTGGATATGAACCTTGTTCCCGTGCGTACGGCCAGCCTGCTGTTCGGAGTTGTGCTGATGGGATACAGCCGGGTGTGTCGTGGCGGCACGGTTGCGTTACAGGTGTCTCGCGATCTGGCGTACCGCTCCGTGGTGGTTGTCGCCGTCGGATTGTATCTTATGGTGCTGGGGCTTTTCGGTACCGGGATGCAGTATATCAATTGGCAACCGAGTCGCTCAGTTCTTGTCGGCGGCGCGGTGTTTTTCGGGCTGGTGCTGGTCGTTTTTTTTCTCTCCGAAGGGGTCAGACGGCGGATCCAGGTTCTTTTGCATAAGAATTTTTATCAGAAGAAGTACGACTATCGGAGCAAATGGATCGAATTTACCTCGCGGTTAGCTACCGCGAAAAATCGTACGGAATTGGAATCCGTTCTTCTGGCTTTTTATGCGGAGACCTTTTCAGTGCGTGGAGCAGCGTTGTTTCTACGTGAACCCCACGACGGGCGTTTTCGCTGCACCGCACACCACGAGTTGGAGCTTGAGGATGTCGTGTATGAGCAGCAGGCTGTTGCAGAACAGCTCCCGGACTGCAACTGGGTGGTGGCCCTGGACGAGGCTGAAACCAAAGAGAATTTATGGCAACCTTTCCATCAACGGCATTGCAGCTTTCTTGTGCCGTTGTGCTTTGATCGGGGTGTTGAGGGGTTCATCGTTCTTGGTCAGAGGGTTTATACCCAAGAGCAGGTGACCTACGAAGATTTTGACCTGATGAAAACCCTGGCCCATCAAGCCATCGGTGTGTTGTTGAGCCGCAAACTTTACACGGATCTGGTGGTGGCCAAAGAGTTGGCGGCAATTGGTCGGGTGTCGACGTTCGTCATTCATGATTTGAAAAACCTGATGTCCAGTTTGGGGCTCGTGGTTGATAACGCGCGCGATTATATTGATGATCAAGAGTTTCGTGCCGACATGTTTGAGACCCTCGACAATACGCTGGTGAAGATGAACAGTCTCATCACCCGGCTGCAGAACGCCAAACGGCAGCCGCAGCTCAGTCTGATCGAGACCGATCTTTTGCAACGAGCCCACAGTGCCGCGCAGCAAGCGGTGAATCCCGCCATTGATGTCCGTGGTGAGCCCGTGAAGGTTTGTGCTGACGAGAAAGAGCTGGAAAAGGTTCTCCTCAATCTGTTCCATAATGCGCGTGAAGCATCGGCATCTGAGCAGGCGATTGTCGTTGAGGTGGGTGCGCGTGAACAAGCCTATGTTCGTGTTTGTGACAGCGGTGAGGGGATGAGCGAAGAGTTTATCCGGACACGCCTTTTTAAGCCGTTTGAAACCACCAAGAAAAAGGGGATGGGGATTGGTTTGTATCAGTGTCGCCAGGTGGTTGAGAATCATGGTGGTCGAATTGATGTGCAAAGTACGCCCGGGCAGGGTTCGATTTTTACGGTCTGGCTGCCGCTGGCCACTCAGGGGTGTGACAGTGAATGTGTTGATCAATAA